One genomic region from Euzebya tangerina encodes:
- the purS gene encoding phosphoribosylformylglycinamidine synthase subunit PurS: MTRVTVDVMLKPEILDPEGQAVERALPSLDLHGIADVRIGKHIELDVDDAVEDVAGLVEQVADRLLANPVIEEYTVTVEPS, from the coding sequence GTGACCCGCGTGACCGTTGACGTGATGCTCAAGCCCGAGATCCTCGACCCCGAGGGCCAGGCCGTGGAGCGGGCCCTGCCATCGTTGGACCTGCACGGCATCGCCGACGTGCGGATCGGCAAGCACATCGAACTCGACGTCGATGACGCGGTCGAGGACGTCGCGGGACTGGTCGAGCAGGTCGCCGACAGGCTTCTGGCCAACCCGGTCATCGAGGAGTACACGGTCACCGTCGAGCCCTCGTGA